CAGGATTTGCAAGACCGCGATTTGACAGCCCGCGTCAATGCTTTGGTGACTACAGCTGAACAAGCTCAAAGAAATTTGGCCAATCCGCCTTCTTTCTTGGCTCAGTTGGCTATGGAAAAAGCCTATTATGCTTATCTGTCTTTTGAGGAGGTTGCTCAGTACTTGCTTTCTCGTGCCAAAGACGATGTGACCCGCAATCAAGCCCGCACCGATACTCGCGAGGCAAAAAAGGCCATTAAAAGTATGTTTGATCTTTTTAAACGCTTGGCGCAAGAAAATCAAGAGCAGGATTTCCGTTTGGGAGCAAAAAACTATTTTTTCATCCTAAACAATCTCTATTTTATCAACGAAAAACCGCGCACGTTGGAAAAACTTTTGGAAAAGAATTTTCTTTCCGCACAACAAAATTTAGCCAAAGCCTTAGAAGCCTTTGCCTTGCCTGAAACGGAAGAAGAAACATTGCTGGAAAATATCCATGTGCCCGGTGAAGAAACTGCAGAAGCAGAAGGCGTCACCGTCAGCAGTATTGATGCAGAAAATCCGGAAGAAATTGTGGCTGAAGAATCCGTTGAAGCAAAACCTGTTAAAAAGGAAAAGAAGAAAAAGAAAAACAAAAAAGAACCCTTGATAAAAGCCTCTTCTTTTTATAGTATTGCTCAGCGGTTAACCGAAGGTGTGAAAAATCAAGATTTTGTAGCCGCTCTTAACAAAGAGTCTGCCAACTTGATTAAATTCTTCATTCAAGACGATACCTTGCCCGTATCCGGCGTTAAATTTTACGTAAAACAAATGCCTTCCTATTATGCCTATTTGCAGCCATACCGTTTTATGGCTCCTTTTGGCACTCAAGGAAATCCCGTTTATGATTTCTTCTTACGTGTACCCTCCGGCAATGAAAGCACTAAGCAAGAAATGCTCAACCGCGATTTCAACTTGCCTACATTAAAACTCTTGATGGCAGGTCAGTTGGTGCCCGGTTTGGCTTATCATGCCACGTATAGCACCCCCAATTTGTCCTCCTTCCGCAAAATGTATCCTGTTGATACCTTGAAAAACGGTTGGGAAGTGTACGCACAGCATTTAGCCAGCGAACGCGGATATATCATCACCGATGAAGAACTTTTATTCTTGGCTTGGGCCGATTATGTACGCGCCGCACAAGCATTGGTGGACTATCGGCTGCATACCGAAGAATACACTTACGGACAAGCCTTGTCTTGGTTAACAGAGCAACACGGTTTTGAAAAAACTCAAGCAGAAAGTATGCTCAAACAAGTGGCCGCTCAGCCGGCACAAGCCATTAGCTACATTTACGGCTATGAGGTGCTTAAGAATCTACGCGCTAAATACCAAAAGAAACAAGGTAAAAAATTCTCATTAGGTGACTTTCATTCCAAAGTCATGGAAGTTGGGTATATCCCTGCTGACCGGTTGGAAGCGGAAATGGAAAATGCTTATAAACTAGAAAAAACCAAGTTAACACAAGCCTTATCCACTCCGTTCTATTTAAAATAAAAAACCCCCCGCTGATGCGGGGGTTTTTTAAATCAAAAAAATCTAAAACCAACCAAAACGTTTCTTGGCAGGGATAGGCGCTACCGCGTGAGTATTGCCCAGCACCCCCAGCAGTATCCCGGCCTGATCCACTACCGCCACTAAGGGTTGCCCTTGATCCAAGATGGCTTGCGCTTTTTCTGCCGGCTGCTCCGGCAACAAAGCCTGAGCCTCACTCATTACAGAGCCTGCCGTAGAAACGGGCGCATAAAAAGCCAACTCTGCCGTACGAATAAATCCTTTTAATTTGCCATTCTTATCAGTGACAAAACAGGCCGTCGGCAATTTTTTGCGCGGTAATGTTTTAAGTTTTTCCACAATATCGGAAAGTTTATTATCTGTACGAAAAGACAAAAAATCCGTACTCATCATCGCAGCGGCACTGCCTTCTTTCCACGCAGAAGATTTCTCCAACAACTGCACAAAATGCGTCGGAAGCAGTGTTTTCATTTTTTCCCGTTGAGGTACAGAAAAAGCAGAAAAAATTTCAGCTGCTTTTCTTACCTCTAAACGGGCCAACACATGGGCCCCTTGTCTGGCAGGCAAACGGCGCAAAATAGCGGCCGCTTTATCGGCCTGCATCGGATTTAAACATAAAACCATATACTCCGCTTTCAAAGGTTTTAAAAGT
Above is a window of Elusimicrobiaceae bacterium DNA encoding:
- a CDS encoding magnesium transporter produces the protein MINTTNTNLTSWITEKFISASAESAAKALAGLATHEAVQLLKPLKAEYMVLCLNPMQADKAAAILRRLPARQGAHVLARLEVRKAAEIFSAFSVPQREKMKTLLPTHFVQLLEKSSAWKEGSAAAMMSTDFLSFRTDNKLSDIVEKLKTLPRKKLPTACFVTDKNGKLKGFIRTAELAFYAPVSTAGSVMSEAQALLPEQPAEKAQAILDQGQPLVAVVDQAGILLGVLGNTHAVAPIPAKKRFGWF
- a CDS encoding DUF885 family protein → MKKLLCSLLSLSLLTAPAAQAIDLGDFDNIDAIMEDNALTDTANRYGSIQLSFFPELATRLGFESANNQLDQRDPERDAQALRAYNVVEESFADVDRNSLSEAKKTEYDILKGRLAYDHWNLNRNRSSQDPLLYAQVFDAIYDLRLKQLNYQDLQDRDLTARVNALVTTAEQAQRNLANPPSFLAQLAMEKAYYAYLSFEEVAQYLLSRAKDDVTRNQARTDTREAKKAIKSMFDLFKRLAQENQEQDFRLGAKNYFFILNNLYFINEKPRTLEKLLEKNFLSAQQNLAKALEAFALPETEEETLLENIHVPGEETAEAEGVTVSSIDAENPEEIVAEESVEAKPVKKEKKKKKNKKEPLIKASSFYSIAQRLTEGVKNQDFVAALNKESANLIKFFIQDDTLPVSGVKFYVKQMPSYYAYLQPYRFMAPFGTQGNPVYDFFLRVPSGNESTKQEMLNRDFNLPTLKLLMAGQLVPGLAYHATYSTPNLSSFRKMYPVDTLKNGWEVYAQHLASERGYIITDEELLFLAWADYVRAAQALVDYRLHTEEYTYGQALSWLTEQHGFEKTQAESMLKQVAAQPAQAISYIYGYEVLKNLRAKYQKKQGKKFSLGDFHSKVMEVGYIPADRLEAEMENAYKLEKTKLTQALSTPFYLK